TAGACCACCTCGCCGCGGGCGATGCCCACCACGCGGTCGGCGAAGGCGCGGGCCAGAGCCACCTGGTGCAGGTTCATGATGGTCAGCACTCCGTCTTCGCGGGCGATCCGGCTCATATCGTCGAGCGCCTGGGCGGCCAGTTCCGGGTCGAGACTGGCGACCGGCTCATCGGCCAGGAGCACCACCGGCTCCTGAGCCAGGGCGCGGGCAATCGCGACGCGCTGCTTCTCGCCCCCCGAGAGGCGGTCGGCGCGCTGCCGGGCCTTCTCCAGCAATCCGACCCGTTCCAGTTGCCGCACCGCTATCGCCCGGTGATAGCGGTTGAAATACCCCAGCAGGCTGGCCGGGCCGGGGTTGTGCCCGAGCCGCCCGATAAGCACATTGGCAAAGGCCGAGAGCCGTCCGACCAGATGGTACTCCTGCCAGATGAACCCCACGCGGCGATGGATGGCCCGGAGGCGTTCGGACCCGGCCGCGGCGATGTTCTCGCCCGCCAGCACGATCGCCCCGGCAGTGGGGCGTTGGAGCCCGGCGATACAGCGCAGCAAGGTAGACTTGCCCGCGCCGGAGCGCCCGATGACGGCGATGATCTCGCCCGGCTCGGCGCGCAGCGACACCGAACGCAGGGCTTCATGCCCATTGGGATAGACCACGCGCAGCCCATCAATGTCGAGCAGACTCACCGGGGTTCCTGTCCAGGCTACAATTCATCGTCGAGGGAAATGCGGCTATTGGCCACCTCACTGGCCTGCACGTAACGGCTGGGCATCAGCAGGCTGCTCCAGCCGCCGGCGTCGCGCAGGGCGAAGGGGTCGCTCTTCGCCCGGGCGGCGCGGGTGGCCCAGGTATGGCGCAGGTCGTGGGGCGAGAGACCGGTGATGCCGATGCGTTCGCCCAGGATGGCCACCCGCTCGCGGATGGCCCGCGCCGACATCGCGCCCCACAGCTCACCGTTCTTGCGCGAGCCGCGCAGCAGGGGGCCTGAGGGGAGGGCGTCGGCGGCCAGGTAGGCCCGGGCGGCGGCCAGGGCGTCGCGGCTGAGGTGGTGGGTCTGGGTCGTGTGGACCTTCTCCCGGTAGAAGGTCAAGGTGCCGCGGGCGGGGTCAAGGGCGCCAACCTCGAGGCCGGCGAGTTCGCCCACGCGCAGGCCGAGGTCGGCCAGGAGGCAGATGATCAGCGCGTCGCGCCGGCCCTGGGGGGTGTCGGGCTGCTGCTTGAGGGCGCGCACCTGCGCCGGGGTAAGCACGAGCGGCGCAGGCTTCTTGGCGCCGACGCGGGTAGGCGTGGCGGCGCGGCGGCGCTGGGCGTCAATCGCGCGCGCCTGGCGCCCGCTGTAGCCGCGCACAGTGCGGATGAGCGCCAGGGCGTCGGCGGAGAGCACCCCGGCGGCGTGGGCCAGGGCGCAGTGGCGCCGCACGGTGGCCAGGCGCACATTGATCGAGCCGATGGCGTAGCCTTCCTGAAGCTGCCAGCGGAGGAAGGCGCTCACCAGGCCGTGGGTGACATTGGCCCAGGCGTGAGGATCGTAGGCCAGACGCGCCCCAAAGGCAGGGGCCTGGGCGGGGGGAATGGCCTGCACCTGGCCGAGAAAAAAGGCGAAGAGAGCCAGATCGGCCTCCTGCCGGCGCAGCGTATCCGGGTCCAGCCGGCTGCGATAATCATCGAAGACCGTCGCTACACTGGCGGCATCGGCAGCAGCGGCGGCGCGGGGATCAATGGCGAGAGGGCAGGCTAGCGGCCCTGGCCTGCCCCCGGGCGCCTCGTCGGGTTCATACGCTGCTGGCATCGCGGGTTCTCCACTTGCACAACGGGGACGCCAGGCTTCCCCGCACCCCTGCCCGCGGGAGCGCGTGGGAACGCAACCATCAGGAACATCCCTTGTCTACGGGAAGTATACCAGATCCGGCCCGGCGGTTCTTCGTTATCAGGGCCATACCTTACCCACAACCTGCCGCTGGCGATTGATGAGGAGTAACGATTACGCTCGGCATACTCTGGCTGGCGGTTGAAACCGCGCCTTGGGGCGCGTGCGCGCCGGGCGCCGGCCTGCGCCGACGCTTCCCCGCCCGCAAAGGCGGGTAGCCGGCCGGAGGCCCACAGGCGCAAATGATGACGATTACGCATTACATCCGGTATAGCCCGCGCAGGCGGGCTTCGTATCGGTAGCCCGCGGCTTCAGCCGCCGGGTTGCACCCCGATGGCAGCGCACGCCAT
This DNA window, taken from Chloroflexaceae bacterium, encodes the following:
- the phnC gene encoding phosphonate ABC transporter ATP-binding protein; the encoded protein is MSLLDIDGLRVVYPNGHEALRSVSLRAEPGEIIAVIGRSGAGKSTLLRCIAGLQRPTAGAIVLAGENIAAAGSERLRAIHRRVGFIWQEYHLVGRLSAFANVLIGRLGHNPGPASLLGYFNRYHRAIAVRQLERVGLLEKARQRADRLSGGEKQRVAIARALAQEPVVLLADEPVASLDPELAAQALDDMSRIAREDGVLTIMNLHQVALARAFADRVVGIARGEVVYDGPPQGLDTPVLERIYRFDRPAAEAAELEAETSHGR
- a CDS encoding site-specific integrase, with translation MPAAYEPDEAPGGRPGPLACPLAIDPRAAAAADAASVATVFDDYRSRLDPDTLRRQEADLALFAFFLGQVQAIPPAQAPAFGARLAYDPHAWANVTHGLVSAFLRWQLQEGYAIGSINVRLATVRRHCALAHAAGVLSADALALIRTVRGYSGRQARAIDAQRRRAATPTRVGAKKPAPLVLTPAQVRALKQQPDTPQGRRDALIICLLADLGLRVGELAGLEVGALDPARGTLTFYREKVHTTQTHHLSRDALAAARAYLAADALPSGPLLRGSRKNGELWGAMSARAIRERVAILGERIGITGLSPHDLRHTWATRAARAKSDPFALRDAGGWSSLLMPSRYVQASEVANSRISLDDEL